Within Triticum dicoccoides isolate Atlit2015 ecotype Zavitan chromosome 1B, WEW_v2.0, whole genome shotgun sequence, the genomic segment ggaggagagggccgatgAGGTGCAAGCTCCACCCGTACGCGAACGCGCTCGGCGTGTGCGCGCCCTGCCTCCGCGACCGCCTCCTCGTGCTCGCCGCCGAGCGCGACCGGGCCGGGGCCAGCAGCGGCGCtgactgcagcagcagcagcagccggggcagctcgcccacgcgcGGGCGCGCCGCGTCGCCCTTCGCCGCCGCCCCGGCGCAGCAGCACCGGCGCTCCGACGCCTGCGCCTACACGTCGTCCCGCCACAGCCACAGCCACCGCCCCGAGCTCCTCTTCTTCAGCACGCCGCAGGTCGGCCCCGCCACCCGCGCCGCGGACGACGAGCCCCGGGAGACCGAGCGGAAGAAGTCCTTCCAGCGGAGGCGATCCTTCTTGGCAACGCTCTTCGGCGGAGGGCGGCGGGGCAGCCGGGAGGAGGAGAGCGAGAGCAAGAAGGACCCGCCCCGGCGGTCCACCTCGTGGCTGTCGGCCATAGTCCGGCGCAAGCGGAGGCCGGacgcgtcgtcgtcgtcatcgctgcCGCGGCCGGTGGACGAGGAGCCCGAGTCCCCAGGAGGCAGCATGAGCGGCAGCTGGTGGTTCCCATCGCCCTCCCCGGCCAGGCACCATCACCACCCCCAGCGGCGCAGCAGGCCCAGCGGATCAGGCGCCAGCGGCGACGGGATCTCGGGGTTCGCGGTGTGCCTGAGCCCGCTGGTCCGCCCCAGCACGGGCGGTCGCCGGCGGTGCCAGCAGCCGGACCCGTCGACCCTGGGCGAGAGCCACCGGCGGCACCTGTCGGCCAGCAGCGCGGCGTCCTTCGGGCGCAACACCTCCCGGAAGCTGGCCGACATGGGCAGGTTCCGGTGACGTGGCGGCCGCTCCGGCCGGCAAACCGCCTCCTCTTTTCCCCCGTCAGAAATCGTCACCTTGTCCTCCCGCAAAATTTGACCTTTTGCTGATGCCGTGCGCTGTCTACTCGCTGA encodes:
- the LOC119339238 gene encoding uncharacterized protein LOC119339238; this translates as MRCKLHPYANALGVCAPCLRDRLLVLAAERDRAGASSGADCSSSSSRGSSPTRGRAASPFAAAPAQQHRRSDACAYTSSRHSHSHRPELLFFSTPQVGPATRAADDEPRETERKKSFQRRRSFLATLFGGGRRGSREEESESKKDPPRRSTSWLSAIVRRKRRPDASSSSSLPRPVDEEPESPGGSMSGSWWFPSPSPARHHHHPQRRSRPSGSGASGDGISGFAVCLSPLVRPSTGGRRRCQQPDPSTLGESHRRHLSASSAASFGRNTSRKLADMGRFR